In the Parashewanella tropica genome, GAAGTTTGACTTCCCTGCCCCAGCGTTCAGCTCGTGTCCATCCTAAGTGTTGTAAAAAGTTAGCCGCTGACGTTAGCGCGTCTATCTCACTATTCCATAAATCGGCTTTACCATCTCCATCGGCATCTACAGCATATTTGGCATAAGCACTCGGCATAAATTGAGTATGCCCCATAGCGCCAGCCCATGAACCCGTCATTTTTTCGTAACTAAAACCGTTTTTTTGTTTGATTTTTAAAGCTTGCATAAGCTCTTTTGTAAAGAACTTACCACGCCTTGGTTTACACGCTAATGTCACTAACGAATCAATGACAGGCCTCTTACCTTTGTATCCACCGTAGTTGGTTTCGAGTCCCCAAAAAGCAAGAATATATTGTCCGGGGATACCATACTTAACAGTAAGTTGATTAAGTAGCTTACGATGTTTCTTCCAAAGAGCTTGCCCTTTTTGAATCCTCCATGCATTAACCCTACGATTAAAATAAGTTTCAAAAGTAGCGCTAAATTCAGGCTGATTTTTATCAAGTTTTACAACTTTTGGTCGAGGTTTTACTCGATCTAAAGAGTCTTTAATTGTCGCTTGTGTTATCCCTTGAGCTATTGCCTTTTCTTTTAAATTTGAGAGACACTGGTAAAACTCAGCTTCTTGTGAAAACACTGATGTAGAGCTAAATAAGAGGCTGAATGCGATAAGGCTCGTCCTATTCATAAAAAATGCTCCTAAATTTCCTGTTCCTAAGGGTTAGCAAGGCATTATAATGCCAGTAATTCAATTGCCTTTGAGAGTACATTATGACAGAAATCACACCAACCCTAACGGCTTTTATTAATAACATCGAAGAATCGCAGTTATTTTGGGCATTACTAGATGAAACTGGCGAAGGCTGGGTCGTTTGTGATTCATCAGAATATGAAGATACTGACGTAATGCCAGTTTGGTCTTCAGAAGATGAAGCCAATAAGCATTGTATTGAAGAATGGTCAGCGTACAAACCTGCGGCAATCAGTATTCGTGAGTATCTTGAGATCTGGGTTGACGATCTAAACAATGATGGTGTGTTAATGGGAATTAATTGGATCCTTGATGGCGATTGTCATGAAATTGACCCTATTGAACTTGCCAAACACTTAGTTGAAATTGAGGCTGAGGAACACTAATCCTTCACAAAAAGCCGACCAATTAGTCGGTCGGCTTATTAGGGGCTGTTGATCTTTCAGGATTAAATTTTGTGCTACTTGAGCACTTTTCTGTTCAAGGCGTGAGCAGTGAAGCTTAGCTATCTAAGCAAGCTGGTCACAACACAGAACAGGAGGTGCTCAAAAGCATCAAAGACAGCGTAAATTGGTCACTTCTGCTGCGTTATCGTTTGTTTATGTAAAGTAACTACACTGCACAAACTCTGCCTTGCATAAGATAACCAATTTATCGCTGCAAAAATAATCACGAAAGCTCAACAGCCCCTAGATTTTTCTTCATCCGACAGCAAAATTAATCTAAATTACATGTTTGATTAATCATTGAGCGATATACTGATCTCCCAACTCTATACAGAGAACAGCGCTATGAAACAGTCAAAGTTATTTAGCATCATGTTCATCGGTAGTATGGTTAGCGCCTCAGCATTTTCTTCTTCGCTTC is a window encoding:
- a CDS encoding lytic murein transglycosylase, giving the protein MNRTSLIAFSLLFSSTSVFSQEAEFYQCLSNLKEKAIAQGITQATIKDSLDRVKPRPKVVKLDKNQPEFSATFETYFNRRVNAWRIQKGQALWKKHRKLLNQLTVKYGIPGQYILAFWGLETNYGGYKGKRPVIDSLVTLACKPRRGKFFTKELMQALKIKQKNGFSYEKMTGSWAGAMGHTQFMPSAYAKYAVDADGDGKADLWNSEIDALTSAANFLQHLGWTRAERWGREVKLPKGFDFSPIGQQKVYDLEKWKKLGVRMADGRPLVVANMKARLYLPSGHTGPAFLAYNNFKTIMRWNNSSFYAISVGHLADRIAGATQLVIQPPKLPRIPRDELKAMQQSLNALGYDTGKPDGIIGSRTIAALQNFQKKKGLIADGYPSDKVLKILLKSRINSKT
- a CDS encoding DUF2750 domain-containing protein: MTEITPTLTAFINNIEESQLFWALLDETGEGWVVCDSSEYEDTDVMPVWSSEDEANKHCIEEWSAYKPAAISIREYLEIWVDDLNNDGVLMGINWILDGDCHEIDPIELAKHLVEIEAEEH